In the genome of Carnobacterium pleistocenium FTR1, one region contains:
- the rplD gene encoding 50S ribosomal protein L4: MPNVALFKQDGTQNGEVTLSDAIFGIEPNENVVFDAIIMQRASLRQGNHSVKNRSAVRGGGRKPWAQKGTGRARQGSIRSPQWRGGGIVFGPTPRSYSYKLPKKVRRLAIKSVLSTKVISGDLIVVDALNFDAPKTKEFAQVLKNLNVDSKAFIVVENDNDFATLSGRNLPGVKIVAFDNVTVLDVVAHEKLIFTQTALTKLEEVLQ; the protein is encoded by the coding sequence ATGCCAAACGTAGCCTTATTTAAACAAGATGGTACTCAAAATGGCGAAGTAACTTTAAGCGACGCTATCTTCGGTATCGAACCAAACGAAAACGTTGTTTTTGATGCAATCATCATGCAACGTGCTTCATTACGCCAAGGAAATCATTCAGTAAAAAACCGCAGTGCAGTACGCGGTGGTGGACGTAAACCATGGGCTCAAAAAGGAACTGGTCGTGCTCGTCAAGGGTCAATCAGATCTCCACAATGGCGCGGTGGTGGAATTGTCTTCGGACCAACTCCACGTTCATACAGCTACAAACTTCCAAAAAAAGTTCGTCGCCTAGCAATCAAATCTGTTCTTTCTACTAAAGTAATAAGTGGAGATTTAATCGTTGTTGACGCATTGAACTTTGACGCACCAAAAACTAAAGAGTTTGCACAAGTGTTAAAAAATCTAAATGTCGATTCTAAAGCATTTATTGTAGTAGAAAACGACAATGACTTCGCAACATTATCTGGTCGTAACCTTCCAGGAGTTAAAATTGTAGCTTTTGATAACGTTACTGTATTAGATGTTGTAGCGCATGAAAAATTGATTTTTACACAAACTGCTCTAACTAAGCTAGAGGAGGTTCTTCAATAA
- the rplW gene encoding 50S ribosomal protein L23, producing MDVRDVILRPIITEAAMAAQDSKKFTFEVDVRANKTQVKQAIEEIFDVKVSNVNIMNVRGKLKRMGKHTGYTKKRRKAIVTLTADSKDIELFEA from the coding sequence ATGGATGTACGTGACGTAATCTTGCGCCCAATTATCACTGAAGCAGCAATGGCTGCTCAAGATAGCAAAAAATTCACTTTCGAAGTGGATGTTCGCGCAAACAAAACTCAAGTAAAACAAGCGATTGAAGAAATTTTTGACGTAAAAGTTTCAAATGTAAACATCATGAACGTACGTGGAAAATTAAAACGTATGGGTAAACATACTGGATACACTAAAAAACGTCGTAAAGCAATCGTAACTTTAACAGCTGATTCAAAAGATATTGAATTATTTGAAGCTTAA
- the rplB gene encoding 50S ribosomal protein L2, producing MGIKKYKPTTNGRRNMTGSDFAEITSTTPEKTLLEPNRRKAGRNNAGKIMVRHRGGGHKRNYRVIDFKRNKDGIVGIIKTIEYDPNRTANIALVQYVDGVKTYIIAPKGIQVGQQIISGDTTDIKVGNTLMLDNIPAGTVIHNIEMKPGKGGQLIRSAGTSAQVLGKEGKYVMIRLNSSEVRLILGTCRATIGSVGNEQHELINIGKAGRSRWLGKRPTVRGSVMNPNDHPHGGGEGKAPIGHAGPMTPWGKPALGYKTRNKNSQSNKFITRRRKTK from the coding sequence GTGGGAATCAAAAAGTATAAACCAACCACAAACGGCCGTCGTAATATGACTGGTTCTGATTTCGCAGAAATCACTTCAACAACGCCTGAAAAGACATTGTTAGAACCAAACAGAAGAAAAGCCGGTCGTAATAATGCTGGTAAAATCATGGTACGTCACCGTGGTGGCGGACATAAACGTAATTACCGTGTTATCGACTTTAAACGTAATAAAGACGGTATCGTTGGTATCATCAAAACGATTGAATACGATCCAAATCGTACAGCTAATATTGCATTAGTACAATATGTCGATGGTGTTAAAACTTACATCATTGCACCTAAAGGAATTCAAGTAGGACAACAAATCATTTCAGGAGATACTACAGATATCAAAGTTGGAAACACTCTTATGTTAGACAACATTCCTGCTGGTACTGTAATCCATAATATCGAAATGAAACCTGGAAAAGGTGGACAATTAATTCGTTCTGCTGGAACTAGCGCGCAAGTGTTAGGTAAAGAAGGCAAATACGTAATGATCCGCTTAAATTCAAGTGAAGTTCGTTTGATTTTAGGAACTTGTCGTGCAACAATCGGTTCAGTTGGTAATGAACAACATGAATTGATCAATATTGGTAAAGCCGGACGTTCTCGTTGGTTAGGCAAACGCCCAACTGTTCGTGGTTCTGTAATGAACCCTAACGATCACCCACACGGTGGTGGTGAAGGTAAAGCTCCAATCGGACACGCTGGTCCAATGACTCCTTGGGGTAAACCTGCTCTTGGATATAAAACACGTAATAAAAATTCTCAATCAAATAAATTTATCACACGTCGTCGTAAAACAAAATAA
- the rpsS gene encoding 30S ribosomal protein S19, with protein MGRSLKKGPFVDEHLMKKMDALVESGKKSVVKTWSRRSTIFPSFIGYTIAVYDGRKHVPVYIQEDMVGHKLGEFAPTRTYRGHTADDKKTKR; from the coding sequence ATGGGTCGTAGTCTTAAAAAAGGACCTTTTGTCGATGAACACTTAATGAAAAAAATGGATGCACTAGTTGAAAGCGGAAAGAAATCTGTCGTTAAAACTTGGTCACGTCGTTCAACAATTTTCCCGAGTTTCATTGGTTACACAATCGCAGTCTATGATGGTCGTAAACATGTACCAGTTTATATTCAAGAAGACATGGTCGGACACAAATTAGGTGAATTTGCACCAACAAGAACATACCGCGGTCACACTGCGGATGATAAAAAAACTAAACGTTAA
- the rplV gene encoding 50S ribosomal protein L22: MAEQITEAKATAKTVRIAARKVRLVVDLIRGKSIVEAISILKFTPRGASPAIEKVLMSAIANAEHNYDLDVENLVVSEAYVNEGPTMKRFRPRAKGSAAPILKRTSHITVVVSEKKEG, encoded by the coding sequence ATGGCAGAACAAATTACAGAAGCTAAAGCTACTGCAAAAACTGTTCGCATTGCAGCTCGTAAAGTTCGTTTAGTTGTCGATCTTATTAGAGGGAAAAGCATCGTAGAAGCAATTTCAATTTTGAAATTCACTCCACGTGGTGCTTCACCAGCAATCGAAAAAGTTTTGATGTCAGCAATTGCTAACGCAGAACATAACTACGATTTAGACGTAGAAAACTTGGTAGTAAGCGAAGCTTATGTTAACGAAGGACCAACGATGAAACGTTTCCGTCCACGTGCAAAAGGTTCAGCTGCTCCAATCTTGAAACGCACAAGCCACATTACAGTAGTGGTATCTGAAAAAAAGGAGGGGTAA
- the rpsC gene encoding 30S ribosomal protein S3 gives MGQKINPTGLRVGIIRDWDSKWYAEKDFANFLHEDIAIREYIAKKLSEASVSKVEIERAANRVNVSVHTAKPGMVIGKGGSEVDALRKKLNDLTGKRVHINIVEIKRPDLDAKLVAEGIATQLESRVAFRRAQKQAIQRTMRSGAKGIKTMVSGRLNGADIARSETHSEGTVPLHTLRADIDYAWEEAATTYGKLGIKVWIYRGEVLPAKKNIEKGGK, from the coding sequence GTGGGTCAAAAAATTAATCCAACAGGCTTACGTGTAGGTATTATACGCGATTGGGATTCTAAATGGTATGCAGAAAAAGATTTTGCAAACTTTTTACATGAAGATATTGCTATCCGCGAATACATTGCAAAAAAACTAAGCGAAGCTTCTGTTTCTAAAGTTGAAATTGAACGTGCCGCTAACCGTGTTAACGTTTCAGTACACACTGCTAAACCAGGAATGGTAATTGGTAAAGGTGGTTCTGAAGTTGATGCATTACGTAAAAAATTAAACGATTTAACAGGCAAACGAGTTCACATCAACATCGTGGAAATCAAACGCCCTGACTTAGACGCTAAATTAGTTGCAGAAGGAATTGCTACTCAACTAGAAAGCCGTGTTGCTTTCCGTCGTGCTCAAAAACAAGCTATCCAACGCACAATGCGTTCTGGAGCTAAAGGAATCAAAACAATGGTTTCTGGCCGTTTAAATGGTGCAGATATCGCTCGTAGCGAAACCCATTCAGAAGGAACTGTTCCTCTTCACACATTGCGTGCCGATATCGACTACGCATGGGAAGAAGCAGCTACAACTTACGGTAAACTAGGCATTAAAGTTTGGATCTACCGTGGAGAAGTTCTTCCTGCAAAAAAGAACATTGAGAAAGGAGGGAAATAG
- the rplP gene encoding 50S ribosomal protein L16 has protein sequence MLVPKRVKFRREFRGKMRGEAKGGKEVTFGEWGLQALESKWITNRQIEASRIAMTRYMKRGGKVWIKIFPHKSFTSKAIGVRMGSGKGAPEGWVSPVKRGKIMFEVDGVSEEVAREALRLASHKLPIKTKIVKRKEIGGESNES, from the coding sequence ATGTTAGTACCTAAACGTGTAAAATTCCGTCGTGAATTTAGAGGTAAAATGCGCGGTGAAGCTAAAGGTGGGAAAGAAGTAACTTTTGGTGAATGGGGTTTACAGGCCTTAGAGTCTAAGTGGATCACAAACCGTCAAATTGAAGCATCTCGTATTGCAATGACACGTTACATGAAACGTGGTGGGAAAGTTTGGATTAAAATCTTCCCTCATAAATCATTTACGTCTAAAGCAATCGGAGTTCGTATGGGTTCTGGTAAAGGAGCACCTGAAGGTTGGGTCTCACCAGTAAAACGTGGTAAAATCATGTTTGAAGTTGATGGAGTTTCAGAAGAAGTAGCTCGTGAAGCACTTCGTTTAGCTTCTCATAAACTACCTATTAAAACTAAGATTGTTAAACGTAAAGAAATTGGTGGTGAATCGAATGAAAGCTAA
- the rpmC gene encoding 50S ribosomal protein L29 has protein sequence MKANELKELTTAEMVEKEKAFKEELFNLRFQLATGQLENTARLSEVRKSIARIKTALRQAELQK, from the coding sequence ATGAAAGCTAATGAACTTAAAGAGTTAACCACTGCTGAAATGGTTGAAAAAGAAAAAGCATTTAAAGAAGAGTTATTCAATCTAAGATTCCAGTTAGCTACTGGCCAACTAGAAAACACTGCTCGCTTAAGTGAAGTTCGCAAATCGATTGCACGCATTAAAACTGCGTTACGTCAAGCGGAATTACAAAAATAG
- the rpsQ gene encoding 30S ribosomal protein S17 — MSEERNQRKVYQGRVVSDKMDKTIVVVIETQKKHSRYGKRIKYSKKYKAHDENSTAKIGDIVKIMETRPLSATKHFRLIEVVEEAVTI, encoded by the coding sequence ATGAGCGAAGAACGTAACCAACGTAAAGTATATCAAGGTCGTGTCGTTTCAGACAAAATGGATAAAACAATTGTTGTCGTAATTGAAACTCAAAAGAAACACAGCCGTTACGGTAAACGTATTAAATATTCTAAAAAATATAAAGCACATGATGAAAACAGTACTGCCAAAATTGGCGATATCGTAAAAATTATGGAAACTCGTCCGTTATCAGCTACTAAACATTTCCGTTTAATAGAAGTTGTTGAAGAAGCCGTTACTATTTAA
- the rplN gene encoding 50S ribosomal protein L14, which produces MIQTESRLRVADNSGAREVLTIKVLGGSGRKTANIGDVIVCTVKHATPGGVVKKGEVVRAVIVRTKSGARRADGSYIKFDENACVIIRDDKSPRGTRIFGPVARELRDNNFMKIVSLAPEVL; this is translated from the coding sequence GTGATCCAAACAGAAAGTCGTTTGAGAGTTGCAGATAACTCAGGAGCTCGTGAAGTCTTAACTATTAAAGTTTTAGGCGGATCAGGCCGTAAAACTGCTAACATTGGTGATGTTATTGTTTGTACTGTAAAACATGCAACACCAGGTGGCGTTGTCAAAAAAGGTGAAGTCGTTCGTGCAGTTATCGTTCGTACTAAATCAGGAGCTCGACGCGCAGATGGTTCATACATTAAATTTGATGAAAATGCATGTGTGATCATTCGTGACGATAAGAGCCCACGTGGAACTCGTATCTTTGGACCAGTTGCTCGCGAATTGCGCGACAACAACTTCATGAAGATCGTTTCACTTGCTCCAGAAGTTCTTTAA
- the rplX gene encoding 50S ribosomal protein L24, which produces MYIKTGDKVKVITGKDKGTEAVVLKAFPKKDRVIVEGVNVMKKHQKPNSANPQGGIIEMEAPIHVSNVMLIDASTGEPTRVGFKVEEGKKVRISKKTGEILDK; this is translated from the coding sequence ATGTACATTAAAACAGGTGATAAAGTAAAAGTTATTACTGGCAAAGACAAAGGAACTGAAGCTGTTGTATTAAAAGCTTTTCCTAAAAAAGATCGTGTAATCGTAGAAGGCGTTAATGTTATGAAAAAACATCAAAAACCTAACTCAGCGAATCCACAAGGTGGAATCATTGAAATGGAAGCCCCTATACACGTTTCAAATGTCATGCTTATAGACGCTTCAACTGGCGAACCAACTCGCGTTGGCTTTAAAGTAGAAGAAGGTAAAAAAGTCCGTATTTCTAAAAAAACCGGTGAAATTTTAGATAAATAA
- the rplE gene encoding 50S ribosomal protein L5: MNRLKEKYIQEVTPSLVEKFGYKSVMQTPAVNKIVINMGVGDAVSNAKNLDKAVEELTVISGQKPLITKAKKSIAGFRLREGMPIGTKVTLRGDRMYDFLDKLVSVSLPRVRDFHGISNKSFDGRGNYTLGVKEQLIFPEVDYDKVDKTRGMDIVIVTTANTDEESRELLTQLGMPFQK; this comes from the coding sequence ATGAACCGCCTTAAAGAAAAGTATATTCAAGAAGTAACACCATCATTAGTAGAAAAATTTGGTTACAAATCAGTTATGCAAACACCTGCAGTAAATAAAATCGTTATCAACATGGGTGTGGGTGATGCTGTATCAAATGCTAAAAACTTAGATAAAGCTGTTGAAGAATTAACAGTAATTTCTGGTCAAAAACCTTTGATCACTAAAGCTAAAAAATCAATTGCTGGCTTCCGTTTACGTGAAGGTATGCCTATTGGTACTAAAGTAACATTACGTGGAGACAGAATGTACGATTTCTTAGACAAATTGGTTTCTGTATCACTTCCTCGTGTTCGTGATTTCCACGGAATAAGCAACAAATCTTTTGATGGACGAGGTAACTACACATTAGGAGTTAAAGAACAATTAATCTTCCCGGAAGTTGACTACGATAAAGTAGACAAAACTCGTGGAATGGACATTGTTATTGTAACTACTGCTAATACAGATGAAGAATCTCGTGAACTTTTAACACAACTTGGAATGCCATTCCAAAAATAA
- a CDS encoding type Z 30S ribosomal protein S14, which produces MAKKSLIAKNKRPAKFSTQAYTRCERCGRPHSVYRKFKLCRICVRELAYKGQIPGMKKASW; this is translated from the coding sequence GTGGCTAAAAAATCACTAATTGCTAAAAACAAACGTCCTGCTAAATTCTCAACTCAAGCATATACTCGTTGTGAACGCTGTGGACGCCCACACTCAGTTTACCGCAAATTTAAACTTTGCCGTATTTGCGTCCGTGAACTTGCCTATAAAGGACAAATTCCAGGCATGAAAAAAGCAAGCTGGTAA